The Methanomassiliicoccales archaeon genome has a segment encoding these proteins:
- the gatD gene encoding Glu-tRNA(Gln) amidotransferase subunit GatD has translation MPYSERARSLLTSSKASEGDTVRLKARGKEFTGILMPHHEFSSPDVIVIKLKSGYNIGVMVDESYEFVLISKAQERPVKHKTMHEDQGKPTIAFLGTGGTIASYVDYRTGAVHPALKAEELVATVPELSEICRMRSKVVFSIFSENMNVENWQTLSVAVADELNEGVEGVIVPHGTDTLGFTSAALSFMLGDVPRSVVLVGAQRSSDRPSSDSYINLLSAARFCVNADVAEVVVLMHGETSDNCVHVHRGTKVRKMHSSRRDAFQSINEGPMAHLDLQGKIELLGEHKVKSKVKVVPDTRMEKDIALLQFYPGMSTQIVRKVMQDHKGLVVAGTGLGHVSREIVQALKEIVAEGKPVVMTSQCLGGRVNLNVYDTGRDLLSAGVIPGEDILPETALVKLMWVLGRTNDLAKVEGLMHQNLRGEITERRAI, from the coding sequence ATGCCCTATTCCGAGCGCGCCCGCAGCCTATTGACCAGCAGCAAGGCCTCCGAAGGCGACACGGTCCGCCTCAAGGCCCGGGGGAAGGAGTTCACCGGGATACTCATGCCCCATCACGAGTTCAGCAGCCCCGACGTAATCGTCATCAAGCTGAAGAGCGGCTACAACATCGGGGTGATGGTGGACGAAAGCTACGAGTTCGTCCTGATATCTAAAGCTCAGGAGCGCCCGGTGAAGCACAAGACGATGCATGAGGATCAGGGCAAGCCGACGATCGCCTTCCTGGGCACCGGCGGGACCATCGCCAGTTACGTGGACTACCGTACCGGCGCGGTGCACCCGGCGCTCAAGGCCGAGGAGCTGGTAGCCACCGTCCCCGAGCTCTCCGAGATCTGCCGCATGCGCTCCAAGGTGGTGTTCTCAATATTCAGCGAGAACATGAACGTAGAGAATTGGCAAACGTTATCCGTGGCCGTCGCTGACGAGCTCAACGAGGGGGTGGAAGGCGTCATCGTGCCCCACGGTACGGACACCCTCGGTTTCACCTCCGCCGCGCTGTCCTTCATGCTGGGGGACGTTCCCAGATCCGTGGTGCTGGTGGGGGCACAGCGCTCCTCCGATCGCCCCTCCTCCGATTCCTACATCAATCTGCTCTCCGCGGCCCGTTTCTGCGTGAACGCTGACGTGGCTGAGGTCGTCGTGCTCATGCACGGGGAGACCTCCGACAACTGCGTCCACGTGCATCGGGGCACTAAGGTGCGCAAGATGCACTCCAGCCGCCGGGACGCCTTCCAGAGCATCAACGAGGGCCCGATGGCTCACCTGGACCTGCAGGGCAAGATCGAGCTGTTGGGCGAGCACAAGGTGAAGAGCAAGGTCAAGGTGGTACCTGATACACGCATGGAGAAGGACATCGCCCTCCTGCAGTTCTATCCGGGGATGAGTACGCAGATAGTACGCAAGGTCATGCAGGACCATAAGGGACTGGTCGTTGCCGGCACCGGCCTGGGGCACGTGTCCCGGGAGATAGTGCAGGCCTTGAAGGAGATCGTGGCCGAGGGCAAACCGGTGGTCATGACCTCGCAGTGCCTGGGCGGACGGGTCAACTTGAACGTCTACGATACTGGACGGGACCTGCTCAGCGCCGGAGTGATCCCCGGAGAGGACATACTGCCGGAAACGGCCCTGGTCAAGCTGATGTGGGTGCTGGGCCGGACCAACGACCTAGCAAAGGTGGAGGGGCTGATGCACCAGAACCTGCGCGGAGAGATCACCGAACGGAGGGCGATCTGA